A region of Staphylococcus sp. IVB6181 DNA encodes the following proteins:
- a CDS encoding DedA family protein, whose protein sequence is MEQLLTDFISRFGYIAIFILILSENILPFVPSEIVLTFAGVLAAKSHISIWMLLIIATVASFIGLLVLYYICSLVNEQKLYRFVDKYGKWIKLKGKDVERANAWFKKYGPIAVFICRFVPVLRVLITIPAGVNKMNIVTFATLSLIGTTIWNFGLIYLGKSLSDNWHDILNVMHTYSYIMYAIIAIALIIFVYRYIAKRRQSQH, encoded by the coding sequence ATGGAACAACTACTGACAGACTTTATCTCGCGCTTTGGGTATATTGCAATCTTCATTTTGATTCTTTCAGAAAATATTCTGCCCTTTGTGCCTTCAGAGATCGTTTTAACTTTTGCAGGTGTTTTAGCTGCTAAATCACACATTTCTATTTGGATGCTGCTGATTATTGCGACTGTTGCCTCATTCATCGGCTTATTAGTCCTTTACTATATCTGCAGCCTTGTCAACGAACAAAAACTATACCGCTTTGTCGATAAATACGGTAAATGGATTAAACTTAAAGGCAAAGATGTCGAACGTGCTAATGCATGGTTTAAAAAATACGGACCGATTGCAGTCTTTATCTGCCGCTTCGTTCCAGTCTTGCGTGTATTAATCACAATTCCTGCCGGCGTCAACAAAATGAACATCGTTACATTTGCGACACTTTCATTAATCGGTACAACCATTTGGAACTTCGGTCTGATCTACTTAGGCAAATCACTCAGTGATAACTGGCACGATATTTTAAACGTCATGCACACCTACTCATACATTATGTATGCCATCATCGCAATTGCACTTATCATCTTTGTATATCGCTATATTGCAAAAAGAAGACAAAGCCAGCATTAA
- a CDS encoding MFS transporter, whose protein sequence is MSERKSNVRWFFAFAFFIIGVIAYMDRSNISLIAAPMMEDLHMTKAQFGLLATFFSAGYAIMQVPSGILAEKFGPRKMLTIALIWWSAFTILTGLVKNHGLLYTVRFLFGVGEAPMYPSNAVFNSYWFTRNEKGRASSALLAGSYFGPVIAPIVTVWIVSMFNWQAVFYIFGAVGFVIALLWVIIAKDLPEQHKMVNEAEKRYIMEGRDVVDTGDKQSAPWSAFFKHFSFYAIAIQYFVVQFIVGLFLIWLPTYVMEQYHVKYTALGILTGVPWLAMFICIMAAGAISDKILQSGKSRFVARGTIAIIGLVVFGIGLLFAIRSEVLEVNIAWLAVCLSGMGIATGMSWAAAADIGRNFSGTVSGWMNLWGNVGAMLSPLIAGILAELIGWTWTLQSLLILIAVAVFMWFFVKPDEPLVVDKSKL, encoded by the coding sequence ATGAGTGAAAGAAAGAGTAACGTACGTTGGTTCTTCGCTTTTGCATTCTTTATTATCGGGGTTATTGCTTATATGGACAGATCTAACATCTCGTTGATTGCGGCACCTATGATGGAAGATTTACATATGACGAAGGCTCAATTTGGTCTATTGGCAACATTCTTCTCAGCGGGTTATGCCATCATGCAAGTTCCATCGGGGATTTTAGCGGAGAAATTCGGTCCGCGTAAAATGTTGACGATTGCTTTGATTTGGTGGAGTGCCTTCACGATCTTAACTGGTCTTGTGAAGAACCACGGTTTATTATATACAGTCCGTTTCTTATTCGGAGTTGGGGAAGCGCCGATGTATCCATCAAATGCAGTGTTTAACTCTTATTGGTTTACACGTAACGAAAAAGGACGTGCATCGAGTGCATTATTAGCCGGTTCATATTTCGGTCCGGTAATTGCGCCGATTGTGACAGTATGGATTGTCAGCATGTTTAATTGGCAAGCAGTCTTTTATATCTTTGGTGCGGTAGGTTTTGTAATTGCGTTATTATGGGTAATTATCGCAAAAGACTTGCCAGAGCAGCATAAAATGGTCAATGAAGCAGAAAAACGCTATATCATGGAAGGTCGTGATGTAGTAGATACAGGTGACAAACAATCTGCACCTTGGAGTGCTTTCTTTAAACATTTCAGTTTCTATGCAATTGCGATTCAGTACTTTGTTGTACAATTTATCGTTGGTTTATTCTTAATTTGGCTGCCAACGTATGTAATGGAACAATATCACGTGAAATACACAGCTTTAGGTATTTTAACCGGTGTACCATGGTTAGCAATGTTTATTTGTATCATGGCAGCAGGTGCGATCTCAGATAAAATTTTACAATCAGGAAAATCACGTTTTGTGGCACGCGGTACGATTGCGATTATCGGTTTAGTAGTTTTCGGTATCGGTTTATTATTTGCGATCCGCAGTGAAGTCTTAGAAGTCAACATTGCTTGGTTAGCTGTATGCTTAAGCGGTATGGGTATCGCAACAGGAATGAGCTGGGCAGCTGCTGCAGATATCGGACGCAACTTCTCAGGTACAGTATCAGGCTGGATGAACTTATGGGGTAATGTCGGTGCGATGTTAAGTCCGTTAATTGCGGGTATTTTAGCAGAATTAATCGGCTGGACTTGGACATTGCAGTCATTATTGATTTTAATTGCAGTTGCTGTATTTATGTGGTTCTTTGTTAAACCGGATGAACCGCTTGTGGTCGATAAATCAAAATTGTAA
- a CDS encoding putative quinol monooxygenase translates to MITVIVNTKVSDMNYDRYLELMGQLVAASQAEASNHSYEHYENANIPNSFAIIEQWSCEEGFENHKKSDHFQVYWKEVVQLCLDEPKITVFDDAEALSEK, encoded by the coding sequence ATGATTACAGTTATTGTTAATACAAAAGTAAGCGACATGAACTACGACAGATACTTAGAGCTGATGGGGCAGCTTGTCGCAGCTTCGCAAGCAGAAGCATCCAACCATAGTTATGAGCATTATGAAAATGCGAATATTCCTAATTCCTTTGCGATTATTGAGCAATGGAGTTGCGAAGAAGGTTTCGAAAATCATAAAAAGTCAGATCATTTCCAAGTATATTGGAAAGAAGTTGTACAGTTATGTTTAGATGAACCGAAAATTACAGTGTTCGATGATGCGGAAGCATTGTCAGAAAAGTAA